A portion of the Meriones unguiculatus strain TT.TT164.6M chromosome 11, Bangor_MerUng_6.1, whole genome shotgun sequence genome contains these proteins:
- the Ublcp1 gene encoding ubiquitin-like domain-containing CTD phosphatase 1 isoform X3: protein MILCWISSSSSRLLQECSQSARSYWGSRLKEDVLCPPPDNDDVINDFEIEDEVVEVENREENLLKVSRRVKEYKVEVLNPPREGKKLLVLDVDYTLFDHRSCAETGVELMRPYLHEFLTSAYEDYDIVIWSATNMKWIEAKMKELGVSTNANYKITFMLDSAAMITVHTPRRGLIDVKPLGVIWGKFSEFYSKKNTIMFDDIGRNFLMNPQNGLKIRPFMKAHLNRDKDKELVKLTQYLKEIAKLDDFLELNHKYWERYLSKKQGQ from the exons ATGATACTGTGCTGGATCTCAAGCAGTTCCTCAAGACTCTTACAGGAGTGCTCCCAGAGCGCCAGAAGTTACTGGGGCTCAAGGTTAAAG GAAGATGTCTTATGTCCTCCCCCTGACAATGATGATGTCATCAACGACTTTGAAATTGAAGATGAAGTAGTTGAAGTAGAAAATAG GGAAGAAAACTTACTGAAGGTCTCTCGCAGAGTGAAGGAGTACAAAGTGGAAGTGCTGAACCCtcccagggaaggaaagaagctcCTGGTGTTGGATGTCGATTATACACTGTTTG ATCATAGGTCTTGTGCAGAGACTGGGGTAGAGTTAATGAGACCATATCTTCATGAATTTCTAACATCTGCATATGAAGATTATGACATTGTTATTTGGT CTGCAACAAATATGAAGTGGATTGAAGCTAAAATGAAA GAACTGGGAGTGAGCACAAATGCCAATTATAAGATTACCTTCATGCTGGACAGCGCTGCTATGATAACCGTGCATACTCCAAGGAGAGGGCTCATTGAT GTGAAGCCTCTTGGTGTCATTTGGGGAAAGTTTTCTGAGTTCTACAGCAAAAAAAACACCATTATGTTTGATGACATAGGAAGAAATTTTCTAATGAATCCACAGAATGGACTGAAG ATAAGGCCTTTCATGAAAGCTCATCTAAACCGGGATAAAGACAAAGAACTGGTGAAGCTCACTCAGTACCTCAAGGAGATAGCTAAGCTTGATGACTTCCTGGAGCTGAATCACAAGTACTGGGAGAG GTATCTATCAAAGAAACAAGGACAGTAG
- the Ublcp1 gene encoding ubiquitin-like domain-containing CTD phosphatase 1 isoform X1 has translation MALPIIVKWGGQEYSVTTLSEDDTVLDLKQFLKTLTGVLPERQKLLGLKVKGKPAENDVKLGALKLKPNTKIMMMGTREESLEDVLCPPPDNDDVINDFEIEDEVVEVENREENLLKVSRRVKEYKVEVLNPPREGKKLLVLDVDYTLFDHRSCAETGVELMRPYLHEFLTSAYEDYDIVIWSATNMKWIEAKMKELGVSTNANYKITFMLDSAAMITVHTPRRGLIDVKPLGVIWGKFSEFYSKKNTIMFDDIGRNFLMNPQNGLKIRPFMKAHLNRDKDKELVKLTQYLKEIAKLDDFLELNHKYWERYLSKKQGQ, from the exons ATGGCACTCCCCATCATTGTGAAATGGGGTGGGCAGGAGTACTCGGTGACCACACTCTCAGAAGATGATACTGTGCTGGATCTCAAGCAGTTCCTCAAGACTCTTACAGGAGTGCTCCCAGAGCGCCAGAAGTTACTGGGGCTCAAGGTTAAAG GCAAACCTGCAGAAAATGATGTTAAGCTTGGAGCTCTCAAACTGAAACCAAATACTAAAATCATGATGATGGGAACTCGTGAGGAGAGCTTG GAAGATGTCTTATGTCCTCCCCCTGACAATGATGATGTCATCAACGACTTTGAAATTGAAGATGAAGTAGTTGAAGTAGAAAATAG GGAAGAAAACTTACTGAAGGTCTCTCGCAGAGTGAAGGAGTACAAAGTGGAAGTGCTGAACCCtcccagggaaggaaagaagctcCTGGTGTTGGATGTCGATTATACACTGTTTG ATCATAGGTCTTGTGCAGAGACTGGGGTAGAGTTAATGAGACCATATCTTCATGAATTTCTAACATCTGCATATGAAGATTATGACATTGTTATTTGGT CTGCAACAAATATGAAGTGGATTGAAGCTAAAATGAAA GAACTGGGAGTGAGCACAAATGCCAATTATAAGATTACCTTCATGCTGGACAGCGCTGCTATGATAACCGTGCATACTCCAAGGAGAGGGCTCATTGAT GTGAAGCCTCTTGGTGTCATTTGGGGAAAGTTTTCTGAGTTCTACAGCAAAAAAAACACCATTATGTTTGATGACATAGGAAGAAATTTTCTAATGAATCCACAGAATGGACTGAAG ATAAGGCCTTTCATGAAAGCTCATCTAAACCGGGATAAAGACAAAGAACTGGTGAAGCTCACTCAGTACCTCAAGGAGATAGCTAAGCTTGATGACTTCCTGGAGCTGAATCACAAGTACTGGGAGAG GTATCTATCAAAGAAACAAGGACAGTAG
- the Ublcp1 gene encoding ubiquitin-like domain-containing CTD phosphatase 1 isoform X2 produces MALPIIVKWGGQEYSVTTLSEDDTVLDLKQFLKTLTGVLPERQKLLGLKVKGKPAENDVKLGALKLKPNTKIMMMGTREESLEDVLCPPPDNDDVINDFEIEDEVVEVENRVKEYKVEVLNPPREGKKLLVLDVDYTLFDHRSCAETGVELMRPYLHEFLTSAYEDYDIVIWSATNMKWIEAKMKELGVSTNANYKITFMLDSAAMITVHTPRRGLIDVKPLGVIWGKFSEFYSKKNTIMFDDIGRNFLMNPQNGLKIRPFMKAHLNRDKDKELVKLTQYLKEIAKLDDFLELNHKYWERYLSKKQGQ; encoded by the exons ATGGCACTCCCCATCATTGTGAAATGGGGTGGGCAGGAGTACTCGGTGACCACACTCTCAGAAGATGATACTGTGCTGGATCTCAAGCAGTTCCTCAAGACTCTTACAGGAGTGCTCCCAGAGCGCCAGAAGTTACTGGGGCTCAAGGTTAAAG GCAAACCTGCAGAAAATGATGTTAAGCTTGGAGCTCTCAAACTGAAACCAAATACTAAAATCATGATGATGGGAACTCGTGAGGAGAGCTTG GAAGATGTCTTATGTCCTCCCCCTGACAATGATGATGTCATCAACGACTTTGAAATTGAAGATGAAGTAGTTGAAGTAGAAAATAG AGTGAAGGAGTACAAAGTGGAAGTGCTGAACCCtcccagggaaggaaagaagctcCTGGTGTTGGATGTCGATTATACACTGTTTG ATCATAGGTCTTGTGCAGAGACTGGGGTAGAGTTAATGAGACCATATCTTCATGAATTTCTAACATCTGCATATGAAGATTATGACATTGTTATTTGGT CTGCAACAAATATGAAGTGGATTGAAGCTAAAATGAAA GAACTGGGAGTGAGCACAAATGCCAATTATAAGATTACCTTCATGCTGGACAGCGCTGCTATGATAACCGTGCATACTCCAAGGAGAGGGCTCATTGAT GTGAAGCCTCTTGGTGTCATTTGGGGAAAGTTTTCTGAGTTCTACAGCAAAAAAAACACCATTATGTTTGATGACATAGGAAGAAATTTTCTAATGAATCCACAGAATGGACTGAAG ATAAGGCCTTTCATGAAAGCTCATCTAAACCGGGATAAAGACAAAGAACTGGTGAAGCTCACTCAGTACCTCAAGGAGATAGCTAAGCTTGATGACTTCCTGGAGCTGAATCACAAGTACTGGGAGAG GTATCTATCAAAGAAACAAGGACAGTAG
- the Ublcp1 gene encoding ubiquitin-like domain-containing CTD phosphatase 1 isoform X4, with protein sequence MILCWISSSSSRLLQECSQSARSYWGSRLKEDVLCPPPDNDDVINDFEIEDEVVEVENRVKEYKVEVLNPPREGKKLLVLDVDYTLFDHRSCAETGVELMRPYLHEFLTSAYEDYDIVIWSATNMKWIEAKMKELGVSTNANYKITFMLDSAAMITVHTPRRGLIDVKPLGVIWGKFSEFYSKKNTIMFDDIGRNFLMNPQNGLKIRPFMKAHLNRDKDKELVKLTQYLKEIAKLDDFLELNHKYWERYLSKKQGQ encoded by the exons ATGATACTGTGCTGGATCTCAAGCAGTTCCTCAAGACTCTTACAGGAGTGCTCCCAGAGCGCCAGAAGTTACTGGGGCTCAAGGTTAAAG GAAGATGTCTTATGTCCTCCCCCTGACAATGATGATGTCATCAACGACTTTGAAATTGAAGATGAAGTAGTTGAAGTAGAAAATAG AGTGAAGGAGTACAAAGTGGAAGTGCTGAACCCtcccagggaaggaaagaagctcCTGGTGTTGGATGTCGATTATACACTGTTTG ATCATAGGTCTTGTGCAGAGACTGGGGTAGAGTTAATGAGACCATATCTTCATGAATTTCTAACATCTGCATATGAAGATTATGACATTGTTATTTGGT CTGCAACAAATATGAAGTGGATTGAAGCTAAAATGAAA GAACTGGGAGTGAGCACAAATGCCAATTATAAGATTACCTTCATGCTGGACAGCGCTGCTATGATAACCGTGCATACTCCAAGGAGAGGGCTCATTGAT GTGAAGCCTCTTGGTGTCATTTGGGGAAAGTTTTCTGAGTTCTACAGCAAAAAAAACACCATTATGTTTGATGACATAGGAAGAAATTTTCTAATGAATCCACAGAATGGACTGAAG ATAAGGCCTTTCATGAAAGCTCATCTAAACCGGGATAAAGACAAAGAACTGGTGAAGCTCACTCAGTACCTCAAGGAGATAGCTAAGCTTGATGACTTCCTGGAGCTGAATCACAAGTACTGGGAGAG GTATCTATCAAAGAAACAAGGACAGTAG